The following is a genomic window from Niveispirillum cyanobacteriorum.
TCCGGCAGGGCGGCCAGAGTCTGCGGCGACATGACCTGATCCTCCGTCCGCTCGCTGCGCAGATCGGGGGCCAGCACGCCGACACCGTTCAACATCAGGGCCTGACTGAACGAGGGTGGTCCATCGGCCAGCAGCGTGTCGGCGGGGTCATCATCGCCCATACCGATCTGGAACAGGCGGAAAGCGCGGCGGGCCGCCTCGTAAATCGCCCGATAGGCTGGGCTGTCCAGCAGTTCGGGCGGGTGGGAGCCCCAGCCATCGATAATGTCATGGTCGTCCCACATGCACAGCGATGCGACGCCGCTTTGCAGGGCCGCCGGTTCGGCTTGAGTCCAAGCATGCAGGTATGTCGCCAGATACCAGGCATCCAGCTGTGCGGCCAGATCCGGGCCGGCGGACAGGCCCAGGCGCTTCATCAGCTTGGCTTCCGACAATGTGCGCAGGGCCGGCACCCGTTCCCAAAGGCCATCGGCATAGACCTGATCGCCGCCCATCAGCAGAAGATGCAAGGGGCTGGACCGATGCCGGCCCAGCAGGCGTGCCCAAAGGGCATTGCGCCGCAGTCCGGCGGCCTCAATGCTGTCCTCATCCTCGCAGCCACCGCAACTCACAAAGCCGATGCGCGGCGCGATGGCGGTGCCGGGCACCGACAGCATCCATCGCCGCTCATCCTCCGCAAAGCCATAGGTGGCGCGGCCATCCTGCAGCCCGCGCGGTACCGCGAAATCATAACGCCAGAGGCGCAGCGTGCCGGGCGGGCAGGGGACACCCACTGGCCCCACTGGCGGCATGTCCTTCCATTCATGCAGGAAGCGCGGGGGTACGGCCAGGCCGACGCCCTCCACCCGCAGATCGGGCGGTTCCGCCTCACCCGCCAGCAGGAAGACCGCAGACACGCGCCAGCGCTGCCCCGACCCCGTGGCCCCCTGGGCGCCACGGGCGCGCAGCAAGGGGCCCATCAGGATGACGGGCGGTTCCGTCTTCTGTCGGGAACGCCGGGGTGAAGGAGGGGGCGGGGAACTCATCATCCTCGAAATGCGGTGGCGGGCGTGAAAGGTCAAGCCTGTAACAGTTTGACAAGGTTGATGGCCCAAGGGCCGGTCACCGCTTTTTCCCATTGCCAAGCGGTCGGCGGCAAGGCGGAATGGTGACATCTTTCTGTCATTGCCGTTGTTGAAAGCCTGCCCACCATGGATGCCCGTTACCGTTCCCGCGAAATTGGCCGCAAGGCCGAAGATGTCGACGCGCTGAAACGCTCTTTCCTGGAATGGCTGGTCTATTCGGTGGGCAAGGATGCCAAGACGGCGACGCGCCGCGACTGGTTCACGTCGGGCGCCTTGTCGGTGCGCGACCGTGTCGTCGATCGCTGGATGGACACGACGCGCGGGGTTTATGCCGCTGATGCCAAACGTATCTATTACTTCTCCATGGAATTCCTGATTGGCCGGCTTCTGTCCAACAATTTGGACAATCTAGGCCTGACGGAGGTCTGTCGGGAGGCGGTGGACCGGCTGGGCCTGCGCCTGGAAGAAGTGCTGGATGCCGAACCCGACCCGGCGCTGGGCAATGGCGGTCTGGGCCGCCTCGCCGCCTGCTTCCTGGACAGCATGGCGACGCAGCATCTGCCGGCCTATGGCTATGGTATCCGCTATGAATATGGGCTGTTCGAACAGCGGTTCGATCAGGGTTTTCAGGTGGAGTTCCCGGACAATTGGCTGCGTTTCGGTAACCCGTGGGAGTTTGCGCGGCCGGAGGTGCTGTACCCGATCCATTTCCATGGCCGGGTCGAAACCTATCTTGACGGGGCCGGCGTGGAGCGCCGCCGCTGGGTCGACACCGAAACCGTCCATGCCATGGCGTTTGACACGCCCGTCGTCGGTTACGGTGGCGAAACGATTAACACACTGCGCCTCTGGTCCGCCCGCGCCACCCGTGATTTCAACTTCCACCATTTCAATGATGGCGACTATCTGAAGGCTGTGGAAGGCAAGGTCCTGTCGGAGAACCTGTCGCGCGTCCTCTACCCCAACGACGCGACCGAGGTGGGGCGCGAACTGCGGTTCAAGCAAGAATATTTCTTCACCAGCGCGTCCATACAGGACATCCTGCGCCGCTACATGCAGCATCATAAGGATTTCGATGCGCTGCCGGAAAAGGCGGCCATTCAGCTGAATGACACGCATCCGGCCATCGGTATCGCCGAACTGATGCGTATCCTGATCGATATCCATGGGCTGGATTGGGATAAGGCCTGGGACATCACCCGCCGTACCTTCAGCTATACCAACCACACCCTGCTGCCTGAGGCGCTGGAAAGCTGGCCGGTTGGCATGATGGAACATGTGCTGCCCCGGCACATGCAGATTATCTACGATATCAATGCCAAGTTCCTGCAAGGGGTTTGGTCTCGTTGCGATATCGATACAATCCGTCGCCTGTCGCTTATCGACGAGAATGGCGGGCGGCGGGTGCGCATGGGCGGGCTTGCCTTCCTGGGCAGTCACAAGGTGAACGGCGTGTCGGCCCTGCATACCGATCTGATGAAGCAGACGGTGTTTGCCGACTATCACCGTCTGTTCCCCGACCGCATCACCAACAAGACCAACGGCATCACCCCGCGCCGCTGGTTGCATCAGGCCAACCCCGCTTTGTCCCGCCTGATCAGCAGCCGCATCGGCGATGGCTGGATCACTGATCTGGGGCAGTTGGCCGCCCTGAAGGACAGGGCAGGGGACGAGATATTCCAGGAGGAATTCAGACGCGCCAAACGTCAGAACAAGAAGCGTCTGGCCGCCTATATCGCCCGACACCTGCGCATTGATGTCGATGTCGACAGCCTGTTCGACGTGCAGGTGAAGCGCATCCATGAATATAAGCGGCAGTTGCTGAACCTGCTGCAGACGGTGGCGCTCTATAATGAGATCCGGGACAATCCCAACCGGGACTTTACCCCCGTCACCAAAATCCTGGCTGGCAAGGCAGCACCCGCCTATCACCAGGCCAAGCTGATCATCAAACTGGCGAATGACATTGCCAAGGTCGTGAATAATGACCCGCTGGTGCGCGGGCGTCTGAAACTGGTGATGCTGCCTAATTACAATGTCAGCCAGGCGGAAATCATCATGCCGGCCGCCGACCTGTCGGAGCAGATTTCAACGGCGGGGATGGAGGCGTCGGGCACCGGCAATATGAAGCTGGCGCTGAACGGTGCCCTGACCATTGGTACCCTGGACGGGGCCAATGTCGAAATCCGCGACCATGTCGGCGCCGACAACATCTTCATCTTCGGAATGACCGCGCAGGAGGTACAGGATCTGCGGTCGGGTGGCGGATTTGACCCGCGGGCCGTCGTGGGAGCCAACCCGCATTTGAAGCGTGCGCTGGACATGATCGGCAATGGTGCCTTCAGCCCCGATGACCCTGGACGTTTCCGCCCCATTGTCGATGCATTGCTGTACGGCGACCATTTCCTGGTCACCGCCGATTTCGAGGATTACCGCAACGCCCACGCCGCCGCCCGCGCGCTCTATCGCGACAAGGCGGAATGGACGGCCAAGTCCATTTTGAATACCGCCGGTATGGGCTGGTTCTCTTCCGACCGCACCATCATGGAATATGCGACAGAGATCTGGGGCGTGGCACCGGTGCCGCCGGTTGGGGAGGCAGCGGATTGACCGCAAGTGCCGGGGTGTCCGTCCGGATACCCCGGTCTTCACGCATCAGTTCCGCCGCTTGAACCGTGACCCGATCTCGGCCTCTTCGTTTTCATACTGATAACCGAAGGTCTGCTTCTGACGGATCAGGGTGCCGGGATCGCCCACCGGCACTGTCGGCTGGTAACGCCATGTGCGAACGGCCTTTTCAACCGATGTCGCATATTGCGGGTTACCGGACTTCTCCAGAATCTTGGTTTCCTTCACCCTGCCATCGGCGGTTGACACCAAGAATTCGATGGTCACCTGACCTGAGACGGAGATGCGGTTGTCCGGTGTGTCCGGCACCTCCCGGAACAGCGGTTTCACCTCACCCTCCGGCACCGGCAACCCGCGCGTCGCCTCGACCCACTTGTCCTCCGTCACGCTGTCCCCACGCTTGAAGGCCATATAGGCCAGCATGCCATAGGTGGGGCGCAGAACCGCCTTCACCGCCGCGTCTTCCTGACCAATACCCCTGTCCGCAACGGAGATGAACATGGCCTCGGCCTCATCCTTGCGACCGGTTTCCATGGTCAGCAGGGCATGTTCATAATCCACCATCAGGCGGACGACATGATTGGCCGGCACGGCCTGGGCCACGGCGGAGGCGCGATCCAGGTACTTGCGGACATCAACGATGTCCATGGCACCCTTCAACTGCCGCGCCTGGGTCAACAGGGCGTTGACATGCCCCACCGATTCCGCGCCGAAATTCTTGGCATACAGGTTGATGACCTGATCCTGTGCATCGCGCGCCGCCTCGAAATCCCCGGCACGGATCAGCGCCAGCGACAATTGCTCATGCACGGCGATCAGGGTTCCATCCTCCGGACCGACATGGCGTTTCAGAGCCACGATGGCTTTGCGGATAGTGCTGGGGGCAGCCCTATCCTTGCCGGTACGCAGGAATATATCGATGGCATTCAGCAACAGCCGTTCATGGCTGGCCGCCTTATAGGTGGGGGATTGCTCATAGAGTTCGGCTGCCTGCCAGGCCAGATCGAAGGCCTCGTTCAGCTTGCCCTCATTCATCATCGCCACGGAGGCCTTGTTCGCCTCCTGCCATGTCATGGCCGATGCCGGCAAGGATGAAAGCAACAGGGCACAGACAGCCAGACTGGCAATACGCACGGAAACCCCCGGAAAGACATTGCGGGCTGCACGATATCTTTCCGAGGGCTGGCATTCAACGCAGTAGATTGCATGATTTAAAATTCATGCAATCGTATGGTGTGCTTTTGACCTGTCAGCTTGCCGCGTTGCTGACGCTCTGCCGCACGGTGACCAGCGATCCGGCTGACCCTTCGGTCGCGGTGGGCTGGAACCGCCAGTTCAGAATGGACTTGCTCATGACGGATACATATTTCGGATCGCCGGAGCTTTCCAGAACGCGCACTTCCTTGACCTTGCCGTCGGCGGTGGACACGCGCAGTTCCATGGTGGCGGACCCTGTCAAGCCGCTTTCGATGCTTTCCGGGATGGACCGGAACAGCGGCTGCGGACCGCCGGCATGCTGCGGCAGGCCACGCGTGGCTTCCACCATGCGGTCCTCGGTCTGCGGATCGCCTTCGCGCTGCGCAATGAAGGCCAGCATGCCATAGGCATCACGGGCCAGGCTGCGCATGGCGACATTCTCCGATGCCCGCGCCTGCTTCACGATGGAACGCAGTTGCGCGCCGGCAGCACTGTCGCGACCAGCATCAATGGCACCCATGGCCTGCTCAAACTCCACTTGCAGGCGGATGGGGTGATCGGCAGGCAGGCTCTTCGTCAGACCGTCGATCCGGTCCAGATAGCGCTGGGCCGTGGCCGCATCGCGGGCCGCCTTGGCAGTACGGACCAGTTCCAGCTGCGCATTCACGCTGCCCACGCTGTCGGCGCCATAGTTCTTTTCATAAAGCGTGGCCACGCGCTCATAGATCAGCTTGGCCTTGGCCTTGTCGCCCAGCGCCAGATAGGATTTGGCCAGTTGTTCATTCAGCGCGATGGTTTCCGGTGCCCCCTCGGGCACATGCCGGCCAATGGCCGTCAGTGCCTTCTGCAGCATTTCCGGTGTCTTGGCCGGATTCTGGATCTGCAGGAAAATGTCGGCGGCGTTCAGCAGCAGCCGTTCATGGTTGCTGGGCTTGTAGTTGGGGGCCTTCTCATACAGTTCTGCGGCCTGCCACGCCAAGTCGAAGGCTGGCTGCAACTTGCCTTCCACCATCAACGCCACAGAAGCCTTGTTGGCTTCCTGCCAGCTGGATGCGGCCTGTACTGGGCCAGCCAGCAATAGCGCGCACGCTGCGACGGGGATCAATTTCGTTGCAAACATGCAACCTCCTGGGAATGTCAAGTAAAAAGTTAAATGTAACTTACGATGCTTTGCATCTCCGCTCAAGCGGGGAAAGTTTGGCTCGTGCAATGTTTCTGCCTTTGCGTTCGCCCTGCGTCGCGCGCTGCCCAGCCTTGTGATGGGGCTGCACGGATTTCGCTGGTGCAACAGCGTGGTTTCCGTCATGGTCCGTGCCGTAACCGAGTGGCTGTGGGGCCCCCGGTGGCCACCCATGCCACCAACAAGATACGCCCCGAATGATGAGAGTCGGGTCGTGTCGCTGCCCATCGCCCTGATGGTGCCGCCCTTCGCTTTCCGAACCAGCAGAAGCCGCTCCGAAGCGCAACCGCCAGCGCCGGGATGACCCGACGTTTGGCATCCCTTGCGCTCCAACCCGCGTCCGGACCCGTGAAGGGCCGGCGGTGCGGAGCGTTTGGCTTTGTCCGAAGAAAGCACGTTCCTTGACCATTACCTTTTCCGATCTCGCTCTTCCCGCTTCCCTGATGCAGGCCGTGGCCGAGCTGGGCTATGTCAACCCGACCCCGATCCAGGCGCAGGCCATTCCCGCCGCGCTGGAGGGCCAGGATGTCGTGGCATCCGCCAACACCGGCACCGGCAAGACCGCGGCGTTCGTGCTGCCGGCGTTGGCCCGTATCGCCGCGTCGGAGCGTCAGGCCGGTTCCTGGGGCCCGCGCGTCCTGGTGCTGACCCCGACCCGTGAACTGGCCAGCCAGGTGCTGGAGCAGGTTCGCCTTCTGTCCAAGTTCGGTCGTATCCAGACGGGCACCGTGCTGGGCGGCATGCCCTATCGCGCCCAGATCGAAATGCTGCGCCGCCGCGCCGACCTGATCGTCGCCACGCCCGGCCGCCTGATCGACCATCTGGAAAACGGCAAGGTTGATCTGTCCTGCATCGAAATGCTGGTGCTGGACGAAGCCGACCGCATGCTGGACATGGGCTTCCGCGACGCGGTGGAGCAGATTGCCGGCGCCTGCCCCGAAGGCCGCCAGACCCTGCTGTTCACCGCCACGCTGGACCGTACCGCTGAAAAGCTGGCTGCCAGCCTGACCAAGAACCCGGTGCGGGTCGATGTGGCCGGCAAGGCCGTCACCAACACCTCCATCGAGCAGCGCTGGCTGCGCGCCGACGGGCTGGACCACAAGCACAAGCTGCTGGCCCGCCTGCTGGAGGATGAGGCCTTCGGCAAGGGCATCATCTTCATGGCCACCAAGGCCGATTGCGATGTGATGGCCGACCGCCTGTCCGAACAGGGCCATCGCGCCATGCCGCTGCATGGCGACATGCAGCAGCGCGAGCGTAACCGCGTGGTGCAGTGGCTGCGCGACAGCCGCATCAATGTGCTGGTCGCCACCGACGTTGCCGCCCGCGGCATCGATATTTCCGATCTGTCCCACGTCATCAATTTCGACCTACCCCGCGTGGCCGAAGATTACGTGCACCGTATCGGCCGTACCGGCCGGGCCGGCGCCACAGGCGTGTCCTACAGCCTGTTCACCCGCCATGACCGCAACCTGGTCCGCGCGATTGAGCAGTACACCGGCCAGCCGCATATCCAGACCACCCTGCCGGGCCTGGAGCCGATGCCCGAGCCGGAGCGCAGCAAGTTCCGTCCCGGCGGTTCCGGTCCCAAGCCCTATGGCGCCCGCAGCAACCAGGCTGGCAAGCCCTATGGCAACAAGGGCGGCTATGGCGGCCAGCGCCGCGAAGGCGGCTGGGGCGGTGAGCGTCGTGACGGTGGCTATCAAGGCGGTGGTGAACGTCGTGACGGCTTCCAGGGCGGTGAGCGCCGTGAAGGCGGTTTCCGCGCTGAACGCCAGGATGGCGGTTACCAGGGCGGCGAACAGCGCTCGCAGAGCGAGCGTCTGGGCGGCTGGCAGGGCGAACGCCGCGAAGGCGGCTTCCAGGGTGAGCGTCGTGAACGCCGCGACTTCCAGGGCGAAGGCCAGCATCAGGGCGGCGAGCGCCCGCAGCGCGCCTGGACCCCGGACACCACCCCCGTCGCTGGTGAGGGCCGTGGCCCCCACCCCCACAAGGCCAACCCCTACAAGCCCCATGCCGGCAAGGGCCGTCCCCATGGCCATGGCGGCGAAGGCCGCGCTGACTTCCGCGACGCGGGCCAGGGCGGTGAAAAGCGCCGCG
Proteins encoded in this region:
- a CDS encoding alkaline phosphatase D family protein; this encodes MGPLLRARGAQGATGSGQRWRVSAVFLLAGEAEPPDLRVEGVGLAVPPRFLHEWKDMPPVGPVGVPCPPGTLRLWRYDFAVPRGLQDGRATYGFAEDERRWMLSVPGTAIAPRIGFVSCGGCEDEDSIEAAGLRRNALWARLLGRHRSSPLHLLLMGGDQVYADGLWERVPALRTLSEAKLMKRLGLSAGPDLAAQLDAWYLATYLHAWTQAEPAALQSGVASLCMWDDHDIIDGWGSHPPELLDSPAYRAIYEAARRAFRLFQIGMGDDDPADTLLADGPPSFSQALMLNGVGVLAPDLRSERTEDQVMSPQTLAALPEWLDRFASCRHLLLMSSVPLIFPGFGLAERFLNLLPGRQAMEDDLRDQWRSPAHREEWLRVLRMLTDFARRSGVRVTILSGEVHLAAHGMLTSPGLRIRQLVSSGIVHPPPEGIGVSVIERLAGRRESLFDRLTLSMEPMDADGRRLLAKRNYLTLTSQDNGDLLAEWHIEGRDDPWTVTVA
- a CDS encoding energy transducer TonB; its protein translation is MRIASLAVCALLLSSLPASAMTWQEANKASVAMMNEGKLNEAFDLAWQAAELYEQSPTYKAASHERLLLNAIDIFLRTGKDRAAPSTIRKAIVALKRHVGPEDGTLIAVHEQLSLALIRAGDFEAARDAQDQVINLYAKNFGAESVGHVNALLTQARQLKGAMDIVDVRKYLDRASAVAQAVPANHVVRLMVDYEHALLTMETGRKDEAEAMFISVADRGIGQEDAAVKAVLRPTYGMLAYMAFKRGDSVTEDKWVEATRGLPVPEGEVKPLFREVPDTPDNRISVSGQVTIEFLVSTADGRVKETKILEKSGNPQYATSVEKAVRTWRYQPTVPVGDPGTLIRQKQTFGYQYENEEAEIGSRFKRRN
- a CDS encoding glycogen/starch/alpha-glucan phosphorylase codes for the protein MDARYRSREIGRKAEDVDALKRSFLEWLVYSVGKDAKTATRRDWFTSGALSVRDRVVDRWMDTTRGVYAADAKRIYYFSMEFLIGRLLSNNLDNLGLTEVCREAVDRLGLRLEEVLDAEPDPALGNGGLGRLAACFLDSMATQHLPAYGYGIRYEYGLFEQRFDQGFQVEFPDNWLRFGNPWEFARPEVLYPIHFHGRVETYLDGAGVERRRWVDTETVHAMAFDTPVVGYGGETINTLRLWSARATRDFNFHHFNDGDYLKAVEGKVLSENLSRVLYPNDATEVGRELRFKQEYFFTSASIQDILRRYMQHHKDFDALPEKAAIQLNDTHPAIGIAELMRILIDIHGLDWDKAWDITRRTFSYTNHTLLPEALESWPVGMMEHVLPRHMQIIYDINAKFLQGVWSRCDIDTIRRLSLIDENGGRRVRMGGLAFLGSHKVNGVSALHTDLMKQTVFADYHRLFPDRITNKTNGITPRRWLHQANPALSRLISSRIGDGWITDLGQLAALKDRAGDEIFQEEFRRAKRQNKKRLAAYIARHLRIDVDVDSLFDVQVKRIHEYKRQLLNLLQTVALYNEIRDNPNRDFTPVTKILAGKAAPAYHQAKLIIKLANDIAKVVNNDPLVRGRLKLVMLPNYNVSQAEIIMPAADLSEQISTAGMEASGTGNMKLALNGALTIGTLDGANVEIRDHVGADNIFIFGMTAQEVQDLRSGGGFDPRAVVGANPHLKRALDMIGNGAFSPDDPGRFRPIVDALLYGDHFLVTADFEDYRNAHAAARALYRDKAEWTAKSILNTAGMGWFSSDRTIMEYATEIWGVAPVPPVGEAAD
- a CDS encoding DEAD/DEAH box helicase; this encodes MTITFSDLALPASLMQAVAELGYVNPTPIQAQAIPAALEGQDVVASANTGTGKTAAFVLPALARIAASERQAGSWGPRVLVLTPTRELASQVLEQVRLLSKFGRIQTGTVLGGMPYRAQIEMLRRRADLIVATPGRLIDHLENGKVDLSCIEMLVLDEADRMLDMGFRDAVEQIAGACPEGRQTLLFTATLDRTAEKLAASLTKNPVRVDVAGKAVTNTSIEQRWLRADGLDHKHKLLARLLEDEAFGKGIIFMATKADCDVMADRLSEQGHRAMPLHGDMQQRERNRVVQWLRDSRINVLVATDVAARGIDISDLSHVINFDLPRVAEDYVHRIGRTGRAGATGVSYSLFTRHDRNLVRAIEQYTGQPHIQTTLPGLEPMPEPERSKFRPGGSGPKPYGARSNQAGKPYGNKGGYGGQRREGGWGGERRDGGYQGGGERRDGFQGGERREGGFRAERQDGGYQGGEQRSQSERLGGWQGERREGGFQGERRERRDFQGEGQHQGGERPQRAWTPDTTPVAGEGRGPHPHKANPYKPHAGKGRPHGHGGEGRADFRDAGQGGEKRREFRGERQGEARAEGGNAPTRRPFRQG